The region caaatttatttttttttaaaaatgattcTGTTACATCCGGTCCAAATGCTATACAATTATTTCCTCGTGCATTACCTCCAATACCTTTATCTTTTTGAGGATCGGACCATAGCAAatcaaaaattattgtatcttcatatttttcagGATGAAGAATTTCGTGTTTTTTTCGATCTAGTTTGTCAATATCTTTCACCGATAAATCCTGATATCTGCTCAGTCCACCATGTACTACAAATATTTGGTctaacataaaaaataacaaaatagtaaaacccaaaaaacaaaaaaaaacaaaaaaaaaacaaaaaaaattgttatttcTAATTACTTTGAATATTCACTGATAAACTTAATAGTTCAAATATTTCTTGAAATATGTCAAATACAGACTCGTCATATTTAGAGAGAACTGAAAAAGAGGAAAAAATGACATATCCATGGTTATACATGCatacaaattaaataaatattttgaactTTTAAATCAATACCTTCATTATGAAATCCATACACTTCATTCATATAAGAGCATTCATGATTCCCTCTGTTAATTATTACACTATCATAATTACTTAGTTTAAAAgcaaataaaagaaaaaatatttcggCAGCGTTTTGCCCCCTATCCGCAATATCAccattaaatatatagctgcataaaaaatgtgaaaataaatgtgttattttttttttccttttttttcctttttttcctttttttttattttattcgaACATGTTGTTTGACGAGGGTAATCCAAATCGGTTGAAGAGCCACAAAACATCATTTAGTTGTCCATGGACATCTCCTAATacctttaaaaaaatcgGAAAATTTTGAGAATTCATGTGTGAAtaagatataaaataagCGAAGTATATAAGTGTCAATTAGTTagaaattaaattattttttttcttcaatcAGCTTACAACCAGTTTTGTGTCTTTCGATTTTTTAGTTAAATCCAAATTTAATACAGAGCTTTTGATATTTTCTGAAagcatttttttagtttcatttaaaattttatataccaTACTGATAGGGAGCACATACTAAAAGatgaatgaaaataaatatgttgaatatgtatgtaatgaaaaaaaatgtatatactCATTCTGAACTAAAAATGCAATGAACTCAATGCAGGtttaaattgttaaatcatgaaaaatatcattttatattatttttatattgactacattatacatttatttattatatcttacattttttgtgattaataaaaaattaaaaagttcAATGGCAAATTTCCTGTTTACTTTATCCTTCAGTTTTGGAATGTTAGAATCATAAGAcatcttaaaaaaaaaatataaatatttgttttttcccAAAAgtttgaataataaaaaaatatataattttttttttatcaatggATTACCTGGTATGAGATAGTAGAACCAGAAGAAATCTGATTAGAATTacttgaaaaatatttggaATTAAATTGAATAATACCACTTTGTATatcttcatttatttttttcattaaagGGATATAAATTTCtctgaaaataaaataaaatatttcatcatATAAGTTTTGAAatgttatttttgaaatatattaatatatacacatatataagtacatatttattcaaacacttgtttatcattttcttaCTCATGATTGTTCAGAACTATATTTTCATGTAAATCTTCAAACTTTCTCCAAACTTTGCAACAAACATTTGTATGGAATTCTTTTCTAGAACGATATCCTCgataaattttttgtataaatatacaagCGCTTTCTTCAGCtgcaaatataaaattaaaaatatatgtatatattaaattaaagaaTAATAACATTAGTTGTTtggttatatatatacaacaGTATGTGGATCAtccataaataaataaacgaGCCAATCAATCAACAGTACAGTACTGAATAAGATAATACAACAAATGATaaacataatttataataattatttgtgaaatatatatatatatatccagGTTTTGGAAAATTACTATTATACGGTTTTATAGACTCATGGGAGCATATTACTATTAATCCATTTTCAGGGGTAAACATTTTCTTTCCCCTGTATATTCCATCCATATAGccatttttgtttaaatatttcactgcatatattttatttgtttcatttttgttatttgtATTGGATAAATACTCAATCCATTGAACTGTTGCTTTGTGGCCATATACCATAACAATGTCTTTAACGCTATAAacattcatatttttttttaaatatgttatttatatatatagttattttataaacacATACAcaaatgatgataaaatatgtgTATGGATATGtatgtgtgtatatatacgtatatatgtgtatatatatggttGGTATTTCAGTACAATAccaaaaatggaaaaatataaaattgtgtTATTACATATCTtgtattttgttatttaaaaaaaataatttagctttattatttcatcccaaaaaataaaataatgaaaaaaaaatatatagaacaAGTTCCATGGAGACACATTATGCTAGCTCCccacatatataaacatcatttattatctgattatttttgaattgttttcccttttttatttattatatgtttatttttttatattatatataaaataaaaattaaaagataaaatatttcaattaaatcattgaaattaaaaaaatattatatatatgtattatcaATGCATGCACTAGcgacaatttttatttttttaaataaatttacacacccaaattatttttttttatggcATAATTGCCAAGTCACAATTGGgtgtattaaaaataataatcataataaaacaaaaaaatatgagaaaaaatttaaattcaaaaatatatgaatctcttaaaagataaatatataaaggaATACAAAAAACTCGTTTACgcacaaaaaatatatcataatatatatatgtataaaatatatacgcttgaaaaaaataaatatcctttaagatatataaaaattcattttattattttcattatttttctcttttctttttatatttctgtAATAATAAGGCACAAAAAAAGTTACATATCACATGCCgaacaaattatattttgtttaatactattatttatatcgcCTATCATTGTCTCTGGATACATGCattatgtatgtatatagcacatcaaatgaaatatatttttcgattatatatatatacttaccttcatattaaaattgGGGTTGTAAGTTTCTTTCCTTTCGTTGTCCATCGAATCCACAAcctttaattataaaaatcaaaaaaataatttagtaAAAGTAAGAATGATGGAGATATATTAATCAAATGAAGCAGCATAACATGTTAGTTAATAGGATGAAATGCATGTGCACACATATTTAtgacaattttttatgaacgttcatacattttttttaaggtCTTCATAGTCATAAGCCTGtgaaagaataaaaaaaaattatcaatatatttttgtgtaaagaaattatgactgttcagaaaaaaaattagtttttttattcgcattcatattatataactacaataaataaattattacattGGAGGAATCAATGCGAAATTTCAACCCTGTTGTGTTTATCCAATCGGGCTTCGATACAGTATTTTGACTACCTAATAACATGAGAATAAGTTTGCCactatataaaatatgcacacaaatatatatatatatatatatatatgctcGTATTTTATCCGAAATATCATTAACTTGTGATAGCATAATCAGTTACgtgtttttattaaacacttttttatttacgcattgttgttattttttgttcaaACCCTTCTTTGAAAAAAGCTCCTTCAGGCGATTATCAAATTCTTTTAACTTTTTAAGTGACTGTAAACGAATAAATAAACGAATAACAGTGGAAAGTAATAACAGtgcaaaataataacaatgcAAAGGAATAAGtaataatgaattataGTAACCTCTTCTtctctttcttttttgGACATTTTTTTgcgtttttttattttcttcaagTATTCTTCGTCctgaataaaaaattgaaacaGCCAAAACGAATTAGTGTAAGTTTGTCCATTCATAcagtatattattttacacACATATGCGCATATTACTAAATCTGTGATTTCATTTAAGGATGAGGgacttttatttttctttgggttcaatttttctatttcagttgctttttttttcagcaaatttatttttgcttGTTTTTCCTCCTCATTTTCATCCTCCATTTCTTCCTCTCCTTTTTCTTCCTCTTCGTTTTCTTCCTCTCCTTTTTCTTCCTCTCCGTTTTCTTCCTCCTCTTTTTCTTCCTCCTCTTTTTCTTCCTCCTCTTTTTCTTCCTCCTCTTTTTCTTCCTCCTCTTTTTCTTCCTCCTCTTTTTCTTCCTCctctttttcttcttccTGATCCGCATCACTTCCCTCAAAAGTGAAAGAAAGCAAATTTGGTTTTAGACTTTTCTTAGGCTTTATTTCCGAGCTTtcctcttttttttgttttaatttatcttCTTCATAACGAATAGAAGGAATTAAATGGTGAAATGGATTTTCAATaacttttatatattcaatatATGGGATATCTTCTATAGgttcatcatttttattagttttaatattattaaattttatcaaattatatagaCTATGTTTAGCTACTTTTCCAAATAAAGTACTTTTGTTATTTAACCATTCAGATTTATCAAgggtaataaaaaattgacTACCGTTAGATGGATTGtctatatttaaattagcAAAAGCTACACATcccatatataaaaattttaatcgACTATTACATTCATTTTGGAAAGGCTCCTTAAAGGCATATTCATTATCTGCAAATTaattgaatataaaaaaaaaaaaaaaaaagtttataTGTAGATCATAAAATTTGGAATATTCAAAGTCTGATAAATGGTGTATACATatgctatatttttattctgcttattatttttgcatTATTCGagatgtaaatatatacacatatttttttcatgcAATAATAATGTTGTATTACGTAATCCAGTATTTGTGTGGTCTCCCGtttgaattaaaaattttggaATAACTCGAAaaaacttatttttattatagtaattatt is a window of Plasmodium berghei ANKA genome assembly, chromosome: 10 DNA encoding:
- a CDS encoding peptidyl-prolyl cis-trans isomerase, putative translates to MSEVYSIEPKTCGKVIIYTSLGELEILLFSNECPIACKNFIQLCLNNYYNKNKFFRVIPKFLIQTGDHTNTGLHNEYAFKEPFQNECNSRLKFLYMGCVAFANLNIDNPSNGSQFFITLDKSEWLNNKSTLFGKVAKHSLYNLIKFNNIKTNKNDEPIEDIPYIEYIKVIENPFHHLIPSIRYEEDKLKQKKEESSEIKPKKSLKPNLLSFTFEGSDADQEEEKEEEEKEEEEKEEEEKEEEEKEEEEKEEEEKEEEENGEEEKGEEENEEEEKGEEEMEDENEEEKQAKINLLKKKATEIEKLNPKKNKSPSSLNEITDLDEEYLKKIKKRKKMSKKEREEESLKKLKEFDNRLKELFSKKGSQNTVSKPDWINTTGLKFRIDSSNAYDYEDLKKNVVDSMDNERKETYNPNFNMKKYKKKREK